The Mesorhizobium sp. CAU 1732 genome includes a region encoding these proteins:
- a CDS encoding amidase: MNLYSSASELARAVRARKIGAQELLDAYLVRVDKLNPELNAIVVRVDDEARKAARDAEKAVASGDALGPFHGVPMTVKESFSLAGTPTTYGLPPFRDNIAGEDALAVRRLKTAGAIVFGKTNVPPALADAQSANPIYGRTNNPWALDRTPGGSSGGSAAALAAGLTALELGSDIASSLRNPAHYCGVYAHKPTYGLCSSEGHWLRRRHALGDISVIGPMARSAEDLETAFAVIADHSQGPSGATIRPHEVSMASLRGLKVAVVTNDDYAPVDRCIENEISKLAAFLCEEGAEVAIDARPDLESQRVHLVYELLMRAAISQEISDEEVAAFEAEKLDDTRPTSQLRSIFLDGVSMSHRAWLRLNEERQAMYHKWHEFFTGYDVLLSPVLATPAFPHDDRIPAWRTLTVNGVETEFGRQLFWAGYTGAFYLPSTAVPIGLSDGGLPIGIQIVGDRLDDLKCLRFARLLEERYRAFQSPPGYPPELATFNREGAKG; the protein is encoded by the coding sequence ATGAATCTCTACAGTTCGGCAAGTGAGCTGGCCCGTGCCGTACGCGCTCGCAAAATTGGCGCCCAGGAATTGCTTGATGCCTATCTTGTGCGTGTCGACAAGTTGAACCCTGAGCTGAATGCCATCGTGGTGCGCGTTGATGACGAGGCGCGCAAAGCGGCACGTGATGCCGAGAAGGCGGTCGCATCGGGCGATGCGCTGGGTCCCTTTCACGGCGTCCCGATGACCGTGAAGGAATCATTCAGTCTCGCTGGCACGCCCACGACCTATGGTTTGCCGCCCTTCAGGGACAACATTGCAGGTGAGGATGCCCTCGCGGTGAGGCGCCTGAAGACGGCCGGTGCCATTGTTTTCGGCAAAACCAACGTTCCGCCTGCGCTTGCCGACGCGCAAAGCGCAAACCCGATCTACGGGCGCACCAACAATCCCTGGGCGCTCGACAGGACGCCGGGGGGCTCGTCAGGCGGCTCGGCTGCCGCCCTTGCAGCGGGACTAACGGCGCTCGAACTCGGGAGCGATATCGCATCATCGCTGCGCAACCCGGCACATTATTGCGGTGTCTACGCCCACAAGCCGACCTACGGCCTCTGCTCGTCGGAAGGTCACTGGCTGCGTAGACGTCACGCGCTAGGTGACATCTCGGTTATCGGCCCAATGGCTCGGAGCGCCGAAGATCTGGAGACGGCTTTCGCCGTCATTGCCGATCACAGCCAAGGGCCGTCCGGGGCAACGATCCGGCCGCATGAAGTATCGATGGCATCTTTGCGTGGGCTGAAGGTCGCGGTTGTAACGAACGATGACTACGCGCCGGTCGATCGCTGCATTGAAAACGAGATATCGAAGCTTGCAGCTTTCCTTTGCGAGGAAGGCGCCGAGGTGGCGATCGACGCGCGGCCAGACCTCGAGAGCCAACGCGTTCACCTTGTCTACGAACTTCTGATGCGCGCGGCTATCTCGCAGGAAATCTCGGATGAGGAGGTCGCTGCCTTCGAAGCGGAGAAGCTCGACGACACACGGCCCACGAGCCAGCTTCGCTCGATATTCCTCGACGGCGTCAGCATGAGCCATCGCGCTTGGCTCAGGCTAAACGAAGAGCGCCAAGCCATGTACCACAAATGGCATGAATTCTTCACCGGATACGACGTGCTCCTGTCTCCCGTGCTCGCCACTCCCGCTTTCCCCCATGACGATCGGATCCCCGCCTGGCGCACTTTGACGGTGAACGGCGTGGAGACTGAGTTCGGGCGCCAGCTCTTTTGGGCTGGCTACACCGGCGCCTTCTACCTGCCGAGCACCGCTGTACCCATCGGGCTTTCCGATGGTGGCCTGCCGATCGGCATCCAGATCGTTGGTGATCGGCTCGATGATCTCAAATGCCTGCGGTTTGCCAGACTGCTGGAAGAGCGCTATCGCGCCTTCCAGTCGCCTCCCGGTTATCCACCGGAGTTGGCGACATTCAATCGGGAAGGGGCGAAGGGTTGA
- a CDS encoding ABC transporter ATP-binding protein yields MNALLSFEESGVTFGAKQVLSGIDLEIAEGEFVCVVGASGCGKTTMLRLFAGLLAPTRGRVCYDGKPLLGPRPEIAIVFQDYGKALLPWRTVYGNVELVLETAATPRRERPAMIAHLLDLMGLSDDGDKFPSELSGGMQQRVQIARSLAQKPQVLLMDEPFGALDAMTRQGLQDELQRLMMKQRMTVFFVTHDLEEAIYLADRVIALRRNPGRIGKVFDIKIARPRDQVATLEDPEFLRIRRELYDFIKDAELEPSA; encoded by the coding sequence TTGAACGCGTTGCTGAGCTTTGAAGAGTCGGGCGTGACGTTCGGGGCAAAGCAAGTCCTGTCCGGCATCGACCTCGAGATCGCCGAAGGCGAATTTGTCTGTGTTGTGGGCGCTTCGGGTTGCGGCAAGACCACCATGCTTCGCCTCTTCGCCGGTCTTCTCGCGCCGACGCGGGGCAGGGTGTGCTATGATGGCAAGCCGTTGCTCGGGCCACGCCCTGAGATCGCGATCGTCTTTCAGGACTACGGCAAGGCGCTTCTGCCGTGGCGAACCGTATATGGAAATGTCGAGCTTGTGCTCGAGACTGCCGCCACGCCGCGCCGCGAGCGTCCGGCCATGATAGCGCATCTTCTGGATCTCATGGGTCTTTCTGACGACGGGGACAAGTTCCCCTCAGAGCTATCCGGTGGCATGCAGCAGCGGGTCCAGATAGCGCGTAGTCTGGCTCAAAAGCCGCAGGTGCTGTTGATGGACGAACCGTTCGGCGCGCTGGATGCGATGACCCGGCAAGGTCTCCAGGATGAACTGCAGCGCCTGATGATGAAGCAGCGCATGACCGTGTTCTTCGTCACGCACGACCTGGAGGAGGCGATCTATTTGGCCGACCGCGTCATCGCGTTACGTCGCAATCCCGGCCGGATAGGCAAGGTATTCGACATCAAGATCGCCCGTCCACGCGATCAGGTGGCGACCCTCGAGGATCCGGAATTCCTGCGAATCCGCCGCGAACTCTACGATTTCATCAAGGACGCTGAGCTCGAGCCGTCAGCATGA
- a CDS encoding ABC transporter permease subunit, whose protein sequence is MNWRGAILPVSLIAAAQLTAWTRGVESDALASPGQISLAALRALADGSLLTATIETLAAALAGLALGGGIGVLFGIFLGLWPLLNRLMVVSIELVRPVPSVAIIPLFMLVFGLGFRLEIAVVAFSVLWTVLVLTRSAVANIEPRLIEVACVLGLSPIQTIWKIVLPSALPRIFVALRLAATVSLIVAVTVEVAVNPLGLGYGMQIAQQALRPEIMFAYLIWLILVGWTFNFVLLRLEGGVLRRLNYTRNTR, encoded by the coding sequence ATGAACTGGCGTGGCGCTATCTTACCCGTCAGCCTCATCGCGGCGGCTCAGCTCACGGCCTGGACCCGGGGGGTGGAGAGCGATGCCTTGGCGAGTCCGGGGCAGATATCGCTGGCGGCGCTGAGAGCCCTCGCCGACGGCTCACTTCTCACGGCCACGATTGAGACGCTGGCAGCGGCTCTGGCCGGGCTGGCGCTTGGCGGAGGGATCGGCGTGCTTTTCGGTATCTTCCTCGGATTGTGGCCATTGCTCAACCGTTTGATGGTCGTGTCGATCGAACTGGTGAGACCGGTACCCTCCGTTGCGATTATTCCGCTTTTCATGCTCGTCTTCGGCCTCGGTTTCCGTCTCGAGATCGCCGTCGTTGCTTTCAGCGTCCTTTGGACGGTGCTCGTCTTGACCCGCAGCGCAGTCGCCAATATCGAGCCGCGGCTGATCGAAGTTGCGTGCGTGTTGGGATTGAGCCCCATCCAGACGATTTGGAAGATTGTGCTGCCCTCTGCGCTTCCCCGCATCTTCGTGGCGCTGCGGCTGGCGGCAACGGTATCGCTGATCGTGGCGGTTACAGTCGAGGTGGCGGTCAACCCGCTAGGGCTCGGCTACGGAATGCAGATCGCCCAGCAAGCGCTAAGACCCGAGATCATGTTTGCCTATCTGATCTGGCTCATTCTCGTCGGCTGGACGTTCAACTTCGTGCTGCTGCGCCTTGAAGGCGGCGTCCTTCGCCGCCTCAATTACACGAGGAACACAAGATGA
- a CDS encoding ABC transporter permease: protein MNRRDLSLGLGSIAVTAILVVIWHLVAANRLVAPVFLPAPGAAFDALMRGFETGRLSSSTYSTIERIFLGWLLASVLGIALGAWIGLSSFARTYVTPTLELLRPLPASAAIPVAITFFGLSDTMVLVSVGFGALWPMLLGTAYGVAAVDVRLVEVSRVMRLSRWHYLRMIALPNAMPDILAGMRVGLVVALIITVVGEMLTSRPGLGQFVMLAARSFRSADLYAGIILLGLIGLVSALALAQLEARLLRWRGR, encoded by the coding sequence ATGAACCGGCGCGATTTGTCTCTCGGGCTGGGGAGTATCGCCGTTACGGCAATTCTTGTCGTGATATGGCATCTCGTCGCAGCGAACCGTCTCGTTGCCCCCGTTTTTTTGCCCGCGCCGGGAGCCGCGTTCGATGCGCTGATGCGGGGCTTTGAAACCGGCCGGTTGTCCTCGTCAACTTACTCGACTATTGAGCGGATTTTTCTCGGCTGGCTGCTCGCTTCTGTCCTCGGCATCGCGCTGGGCGCCTGGATAGGGTTGTCCAGCTTTGCCAGAACCTATGTGACGCCCACTCTGGAACTCCTGCGCCCGCTTCCTGCCTCGGCGGCAATTCCCGTTGCGATCACCTTTTTCGGCCTCTCTGATACGATGGTGCTGGTCTCCGTCGGCTTCGGCGCGTTGTGGCCGATGCTACTTGGGACGGCCTACGGAGTGGCTGCGGTCGATGTCAGACTGGTCGAGGTCAGCCGCGTGATGAGGCTTAGCAGATGGCACTATCTGCGCATGATCGCGCTGCCGAACGCAATGCCTGACATATTAGCGGGCATGCGCGTTGGTCTCGTCGTTGCGCTGATCATCACCGTCGTGGGCGAGATGCTGACGAGCCGGCCCGGGCTAGGACAGTTCGTGATGCTGGCCGCGCGCAGCTTTCGCTCCGCCGACCTTTATGCCGGGATCATCCTGCTCGGGTTGATCGGTCTGGTTTCAGCACTGGCGCTGGCGCAGCTTGAGGCCAGGCTGCTGCGCTGGCGGGGTCGATAA
- a CDS encoding BrnT family toxin, translating into MIAWDRIVGFDWDDGNARKSADKHDVSQIEAEQVFVNEPLLTVPDVKHSSAERRIHALGRTDDGRLLHITFTLREDGKKLRVISARDMSRKERSYYEQGI; encoded by the coding sequence ATGATTGCGTGGGACAGAATCGTTGGCTTCGACTGGGACGACGGCAACGCGCGCAAGAGCGCCGACAAGCACGATGTCAGCCAGATCGAAGCCGAGCAGGTGTTCGTCAACGAACCCCTGCTGACGGTTCCCGACGTGAAGCACAGCAGCGCCGAGCGGCGCATCCATGCCCTCGGGCGCACCGATGACGGGAGGCTGCTGCACATCACCTTCACGCTTCGGGAAGATGGGAAGAAACTGCGGGTGATTTCAGCCCGCGATATGAGCCGCAAGGAGCGGAGCTATTATGAACAGGGCATCTGA
- a CDS encoding BrnA antitoxin family protein, with amino-acid sequence MNRASDTIPKFASEAEERAFWESHDSSQHIDWSKAEKVRLPNLKPSSTSISLRLPNTLLERIKVAAGKRDVPYQSLIKVWLAEKLDTTGPQR; translated from the coding sequence ATGAACAGGGCATCTGACACGATACCGAAGTTCGCGAGCGAGGCTGAGGAACGGGCTTTCTGGGAAAGCCATGACTCCAGCCAGCACATCGATTGGAGCAAGGCCGAAAAGGTGCGGCTGCCGAATCTGAAGCCTTCGTCAACATCAATTTCGCTGCGATTGCCCAATACGCTTCTGGAGCGGATCAAGGTTGCGGCTGGCAAGCGTGATGTCCCGTATCAATCGCTTATCAAGGTCTGGCTTGCCGAGAAGCTCGATACGACCGGTCCGCAACGCTGA
- a CDS encoding GGDEF and EAL domain-containing protein, whose translation MLAGDLQKRSADPSLVRLKKLYHIDREELRRRAIRHGLWVAVVVYVSFAITDAILISDVAALTIAVRIVVGLATLVLVEYEFRTNVSAARMDVTCATALVVAYFGWLFTAITTSETDVIAHYVVFGAIFMMSANLFFSFRFGFSLLVSGLMLAASLFVILGYFSESPAYQLSFGVFYVSCFLFTSYVNWRLNHERFNVFVNELEARNQQAAAAERGKELLRLSRTDPLTGLDNRRAINDRLRTLWTGWEQHGQAFVAMLIDVDFFKRFNDCYGHQEGDACLIEVAEALRETIRPGATLGRYGGEEFIVLALLTSPEDSLAQAEELRLAVQERALRHQQRRDGIDTVTVSIGAAISRAHTDAKLERIIHEADRALYLAKANGRNCSYLFDPSDPQSSDESDNIAALLKIAVERDLISLVYQPILDVSSGRIVALETLMRLKTLDGTAVPPTLFIPVAERTGTILELGRWAIRSACREIVANDLVRIVSINVSPVQLKMPGFAASVATILGETGVPGSRLAFEITEGLEMEFHPEVLRCISDLKLLGIDIWLDDFGTGFAGLSWLRRIDFDTVKIDRSFLHDCETERGYDMFQDIVRLIRNRGHTILVEGVETAEQLSLLRRLGIDMAQGYHLGRPESHDQLHLAPPATAEAHLK comes from the coding sequence ATGCTCGCTGGCGATTTGCAGAAGCGCTCTGCAGACCCGTCGCTGGTGCGCTTGAAGAAGCTTTACCACATCGACCGCGAAGAGCTTCGCCGTCGGGCCATCCGGCATGGGCTTTGGGTCGCGGTTGTGGTCTATGTCAGCTTTGCGATCACCGATGCAATCCTGATCTCGGACGTCGCCGCCTTGACCATAGCGGTGCGCATTGTGGTCGGGCTGGCGACGCTCGTCCTTGTCGAATACGAGTTTCGGACCAACGTTTCGGCGGCGCGCATGGATGTCACCTGCGCTACGGCTCTCGTCGTCGCCTATTTCGGCTGGCTGTTTACGGCGATCACGACGAGCGAGACCGACGTCATCGCGCACTATGTCGTCTTCGGCGCGATCTTCATGATGAGCGCCAATCTTTTCTTCAGCTTCCGGTTCGGGTTTTCATTGCTGGTTTCCGGCCTGATGCTGGCGGCCTCGCTGTTTGTCATCCTCGGCTATTTTTCGGAAAGCCCGGCGTATCAGCTCTCCTTCGGGGTCTTCTACGTCTCCTGCTTCCTGTTCACGTCTTATGTGAACTGGCGGCTCAATCACGAGCGCTTCAACGTCTTCGTCAACGAACTCGAAGCGCGTAACCAGCAAGCAGCAGCGGCCGAACGCGGCAAGGAACTGCTGCGGCTGTCGCGCACCGATCCCCTGACGGGACTCGACAATCGCCGCGCGATCAACGACCGCCTGCGTACGCTGTGGACGGGTTGGGAGCAGCATGGGCAAGCTTTCGTCGCCATGCTGATCGACGTTGATTTCTTCAAGCGCTTCAACGACTGCTACGGGCACCAGGAGGGCGACGCCTGCCTGATCGAAGTGGCAGAGGCGCTGCGGGAGACGATCCGGCCCGGCGCAACGCTCGGTCGTTACGGCGGCGAAGAGTTCATCGTGCTGGCGCTGCTCACCTCGCCCGAGGATTCGCTGGCCCAGGCGGAAGAATTGCGGCTGGCCGTGCAAGAACGTGCGCTTCGCCATCAACAGCGACGCGACGGCATCGACACCGTTACCGTCAGTATCGGCGCGGCAATTTCACGCGCGCACACCGACGCCAAACTCGAGCGTATCATCCACGAAGCTGATCGGGCTCTCTATCTCGCCAAGGCGAACGGCCGCAATTGCAGCTACCTGTTCGACCCGAGCGACCCGCAGAGCAGCGACGAAAGCGACAATATCGCCGCCCTTCTCAAGATCGCGGTCGAGCGCGACCTCATCTCCCTCGTATATCAGCCGATACTCGATGTGAGCAGCGGACGCATAGTCGCGCTCGAGACGTTGATGCGGCTGAAGACGCTCGATGGCACGGCCGTACCGCCGACCCTATTTATTCCGGTCGCCGAGCGGACCGGCACGATTCTCGAGCTCGGCCGCTGGGCGATCCGATCGGCCTGCCGAGAAATCGTCGCCAACGATCTCGTGCGAATCGTCAGCATCAACGTCTCGCCGGTACAATTGAAGATGCCGGGCTTCGCAGCCTCGGTAGCGACAATACTGGGCGAGACAGGCGTGCCCGGTAGCCGGCTCGCCTTTGAAATCACCGAAGGGTTGGAAATGGAGTTCCACCCTGAGGTGCTGCGGTGCATTTCCGACCTGAAGCTCCTTGGCATCGATATTTGGCTCGACGACTTCGGAACGGGCTTTGCGGGCCTGTCATGGCTAAGGCGGATCGATTTCGATACGGTCAAGATCGATCGTTCCTTCCTGCACGATTGCGAGACGGAACGCGGCTACGACATGTTTCAAGATATCGTACGCCTGATACGAAATCGCGGGCATACCATCCTCGTCGAAGGGGTCGAGACGGCCGAGCAGCTTTCGCTTCTGAGACGTCTCGGCATCGACATGGCGCAGGGCTATCACCTCGGCCGGCCTGAGAGCCACGACCAGCTTCACCTCGCACCGCCAGCGACTGCGGAAGCGCATTTGAAATGA
- a CDS encoding class I SAM-dependent methyltransferase — MQDRPVFDGESLITSQAVAADIAARYPSDQQERPTDAMAELALVLHTARLRFEQGKDPVQTMRWTVDALHKLRRRVAPAIWRELIPVAQHHPVADYFHQDPFTRWSFEKPRGYSGDAQLLDFIYQHESALQSAADSTPIGSALYDYSKYYPSCVAVRERRDNLARMVDQVAAARGGDAEILAIASGHLREAEHSVALRSGQIKRWVALDQDPMSVGSVARDFVGTPVDAIDGSVRGLLTDAYKLGTFDFIYAAGLYDYLTDRVAIRLTRRCMEMLKPGGTMLFANFSPEVTDDGYMETFMDWTLLLRSEAQMWKIINGTVDRNAVDAEVFFGENRNIVYATITTPA, encoded by the coding sequence ATGCAAGATAGACCAGTCTTCGACGGGGAAAGCCTCATCACGTCACAAGCCGTCGCGGCTGATATCGCCGCCCGGTATCCAAGCGATCAGCAAGAACGTCCCACCGATGCGATGGCTGAACTCGCGCTTGTCCTGCACACCGCGCGTCTGCGCTTCGAACAAGGCAAGGACCCGGTGCAGACGATGCGCTGGACGGTGGATGCGCTGCACAAGTTGCGTCGCCGGGTGGCCCCCGCCATCTGGCGCGAATTGATCCCGGTAGCGCAGCACCATCCGGTTGCGGACTACTTTCATCAGGACCCGTTCACGCGCTGGTCTTTCGAAAAGCCACGCGGCTATTCCGGAGACGCACAACTCCTCGATTTCATTTACCAACACGAGAGCGCACTGCAGTCTGCGGCCGACTCGACGCCGATCGGCAGCGCGCTCTATGACTACAGCAAGTACTATCCGTCTTGCGTGGCGGTTCGAGAACGCCGCGACAACCTCGCGCGGATGGTCGACCAGGTGGCCGCGGCGCGCGGGGGCGATGCTGAAATCCTGGCAATCGCATCGGGCCACCTCCGCGAAGCAGAACATTCTGTCGCGCTCAGAAGCGGTCAGATCAAGCGATGGGTTGCGCTCGACCAGGACCCGATGAGCGTCGGTTCCGTGGCCCGCGATTTCGTCGGCACGCCGGTCGATGCGATCGACGGATCGGTTCGCGGCCTCCTGACGGACGCCTACAAGCTTGGAACGTTCGACTTTATCTATGCTGCCGGACTCTACGACTATCTGACCGACCGCGTCGCCATTCGGCTGACGCGCCGTTGCATGGAAATGCTGAAGCCGGGCGGCACGATGCTGTTCGCCAATTTCTCGCCTGAAGTGACCGATGACGGTTACATGGAAACCTTCATGGACTGGACTCTGCTTTTGCGCTCCGAAGCGCAGATGTGGAAAATCATCAACGGCACGGTCGATCGCAACGCGGTCGACGCCGAAGTGTTCTTCGGCGAGAACCGCAACATTGTGTATGCCACGATCACGACGCCCGCATGA
- a CDS encoding Fic family protein produces the protein MTWNWEQPDWPHFSYDTQALEPLEREFLLRSGEFLGVFRHVSPDERDQLRIDLISEEALKTSAIEGEYLNRDSVQSSLRQQLGLGNDGKRIPPAERGIAEMMADVYLHFFDPFSDRTLFNWHKMLMTGERRVEVVGRYREHADAMQIVSNRLDEPRVHFEAPPSSRVRSEMDTFITWFNDTSPKGKVSLPALTRAGIAHLYFESIHPFEDGNGRIGRALSEKALAQNLGEPSLISLAWTIERHRKTYYRMLEISSRDNKITDWLVYFAETILEAQRVTLTRVEFSVAKAKFYERFRGQFNERQEKMIARMFREGIDGFKGGLSAENYIAITKTSRATATRDLQDLVAKKALTRIGERRHTRYFLNLADRFEVVQQN, from the coding sequence ATGACGTGGAACTGGGAACAGCCCGACTGGCCGCATTTTAGCTATGATACGCAGGCGTTGGAACCGCTGGAGCGCGAATTCCTGCTGCGCTCTGGCGAATTCCTTGGTGTATTCCGCCACGTCAGCCCCGATGAACGGGACCAGCTTCGCATTGATCTTATCAGCGAGGAAGCCCTCAAGACATCCGCGATCGAAGGCGAGTATCTGAATCGCGACAGCGTTCAGTCATCCCTTCGTCAGCAACTCGGGCTCGGGAACGACGGCAAACGTATCCCGCCCGCGGAACGCGGCATCGCCGAAATGATGGCGGATGTCTACCTCCATTTTTTCGATCCGTTCAGTGATAGAACCCTGTTCAACTGGCACAAGATGCTGATGACGGGGGAACGTCGCGTCGAGGTGGTCGGCCGTTACCGCGAGCACGCCGATGCAATGCAGATCGTCTCGAACAGGCTGGACGAACCCAGGGTGCATTTCGAAGCGCCGCCATCGAGTCGCGTCAGGTCGGAGATGGATACGTTCATCACCTGGTTCAACGATACGTCACCGAAAGGAAAAGTATCTTTGCCGGCCCTGACCCGCGCCGGCATAGCGCACCTCTATTTCGAATCCATCCATCCCTTCGAGGATGGCAATGGCCGTATCGGCCGCGCTCTCTCGGAGAAGGCGCTCGCGCAAAATCTTGGTGAGCCAAGCCTGATCTCACTTGCCTGGACGATTGAGCGCCACCGCAAGACCTATTACCGGATGCTGGAAATCAGCAGTCGGGATAACAAGATCACCGACTGGCTCGTCTACTTTGCGGAAACCATTCTGGAGGCGCAGCGTGTCACGCTCACGCGGGTGGAGTTTTCCGTTGCTAAGGCGAAGTTCTATGAGCGTTTTCGCGGCCAGTTCAACGAGCGCCAGGAGAAGATGATCGCCCGCATGTTCCGGGAAGGCATTGATGGCTTCAAAGGTGGCCTCAGCGCCGAGAACTATATCGCCATCACCAAGACGTCGCGGGCCACCGCAACCAGGGATTTGCAGGACCTCGTTGCCAAAAAGGCTCTGACAAGAATCGGCGAACGCCGGCACACTCGGTATTTTCTGAATCTTGCTGACCGCTTCGAGGTGGTGCAGCAAAACTAG
- a CDS encoding NADP-dependent oxidoreductase translates to MNRQWQLARRPVGDPSSGDFRLVETAVPELAASGSVLLHNRYLSLDPYMRWRMNDAKSYAPPVAIGDVMVGATIAEVVQSNDSGFEPGTLVLAGGGWQDYAVAKAATLRAIDTSVADAPAFLSVLGSPGFTAYAGLMKIGMPKAGETVVVGAATGPVGSMVGQLAKRLGCRTVAIAGGGEKCKLAIEHFGFDAAVDHRDPDLAAALATACPNGIDVYFENIGGRVLDTVVPLLNDFARVPVCGLVSQYSDEGSYPDETRLALLMRDVLVKRLTLRGFIVTDFAQYRDEFIELAAPLVAKGEIARLEDVVDGLENAPDAFLGLLKGRNRGKLVIKL, encoded by the coding sequence ATGAATAGGCAGTGGCAGCTTGCGCGGCGGCCCGTGGGCGATCCGTCTTCCGGCGATTTCCGGCTGGTTGAAACGGCAGTTCCCGAGCTTGCCGCATCCGGCTCGGTGCTTCTGCACAATCGCTATCTCTCGCTCGATCCCTATATGCGCTGGCGGATGAACGATGCGAAATCCTATGCGCCGCCGGTTGCCATCGGTGACGTGATGGTTGGTGCCACGATCGCGGAAGTCGTCCAATCGAATGATTCCGGTTTCGAGCCCGGCACGCTCGTGCTCGCCGGCGGAGGATGGCAGGACTACGCGGTTGCGAAGGCGGCGACGCTGCGCGCGATCGACACGTCGGTCGCCGATGCGCCCGCTTTCCTGAGTGTGCTCGGAAGTCCCGGCTTCACCGCCTATGCGGGCCTGATGAAGATCGGGATGCCGAAAGCCGGCGAGACAGTCGTTGTCGGGGCCGCCACCGGGCCGGTCGGATCGATGGTCGGCCAACTGGCCAAGCGCCTCGGATGCAGGACCGTCGCGATCGCCGGCGGGGGGGAGAAGTGCAAGCTTGCGATCGAGCATTTCGGTTTCGATGCGGCGGTCGATCACCGCGACCCTGATCTCGCCGCAGCACTTGCGACGGCGTGCCCGAATGGCATCGACGTCTATTTCGAGAATATCGGCGGGCGCGTCCTCGACACCGTCGTGCCGCTCCTGAACGACTTCGCGCGCGTGCCGGTCTGCGGGCTCGTGTCGCAATACAGCGACGAGGGGAGCTATCCGGACGAAACCCGTCTCGCCTTGCTGATGCGCGACGTTCTGGTGAAGCGTTTGACGCTGCGTGGCTTCATCGTCACGGATTTCGCGCAGTATCGCGACGAGTTCATCGAGCTTGCCGCTCCGCTCGTCGCCAAGGGTGAGATCGCGCGGCTCGAAGATGTGGTGGATGGACTTGAGAACGCACCCGATGCGTTTCTCGGCCTTCTCAAGGGCCGGAACCGGGGCAAGCTCGTCATCAAGCTCTGA